Proteins from one Thioflavicoccus mobilis 8321 genomic window:
- a CDS encoding S-methyl-5'-thioinosine phosphorylase has product MGRLAIIGGSGFTAIAGIGRATEDAPTTPYGPPSAAVSSAMLGGREVLFLPRHGAEHTIPPHRINYRANLWALRAAGASHVVGLGAVGGITPAFGPCVLAVPDQLIDYTYGRAQTYHDTTDSKVVHIDFSAPYCASLCEDLLAAGQKIGIEIVPKAVYGVTQGPRLETAAEVRRLERDGCDLVGMTGMPEAALARELGLCYASLSFVVNWAAGKAEGEIQMSEIKENVALCTGRIEQILAALTPTGA; this is encoded by the coding sequence ATGGGGCGGTTGGCGATCATCGGGGGTTCTGGGTTCACTGCGATCGCCGGTATCGGCAGGGCGACGGAGGATGCCCCGACGACCCCCTACGGGCCGCCGTCGGCTGCGGTATCGAGCGCCATGCTTGGGGGCCGTGAGGTCCTGTTCCTGCCGCGCCACGGCGCCGAACACACGATACCTCCGCACCGAATCAACTACCGCGCCAATCTCTGGGCGCTGCGCGCGGCGGGTGCTTCGCATGTCGTAGGATTAGGGGCGGTCGGCGGCATTACGCCGGCGTTCGGGCCCTGTGTCCTTGCCGTGCCTGACCAGCTCATCGACTACACTTACGGTCGAGCGCAGACCTATCACGACACTACGGACAGCAAGGTCGTCCACATCGATTTTTCGGCGCCCTATTGCGCCAGCCTGTGCGAGGATCTCCTCGCTGCCGGCCAGAAGATCGGTATCGAAATCGTTCCAAAGGCGGTCTATGGCGTGACGCAGGGTCCGCGCCTGGAGACGGCGGCCGAGGTGCGACGCCTGGAGCGGGACGGATGCGACCTGGTCGGCATGACCGGGATGCCGGAGGCGGCCTTGGCCCGGGAACTCGGGCTCTGCTATGCGAGCCTGTCCTTCGTCGTGAACTGGGCGGCCGGGAAGGCGGAAGGTGAGATCCAGATGTCCGAGATCAAAGAGAATGTCGCCCTGTGCACTGGGCGGATCGAGCAGATCCTGGCGGCATTAACTCCAACCGGGGCATAG
- a CDS encoding YceI family protein produces the protein MLDPARSQLAFVSIKAEDTAEVNRFTEMSGSVDENGQVQVVLQLDSVETLIPIRNERIRKFLFETTDYKEAKLTAKIDGSFVEDMKPGDIETLVAEGILSLHGERQPMILRLQAAKVSGDTLMVASTEPLLVDAAKFGMTSGVEKLREIAGLESISTAVPVSFVVTFVDQGAS, from the coding sequence ATGCTCGATCCCGCGCGATCGCAGCTCGCCTTCGTCTCGATCAAGGCCGAGGACACCGCGGAGGTCAACAGGTTCACGGAGATGTCTGGGAGCGTCGACGAGAATGGCCAGGTCCAGGTCGTCTTGCAGCTCGATAGCGTCGAGACGTTGATCCCGATTCGCAACGAGCGCATTCGGAAATTTCTCTTCGAGACGACAGACTACAAGGAGGCCAAGCTGACGGCGAAGATCGACGGCTCGTTTGTCGAGGACATGAAACCCGGCGATATCGAGACGCTCGTGGCGGAAGGCATCCTGTCATTGCACGGCGAACGACAACCCATGATCCTCAGACTCCAGGCCGCCAAGGTATCCGGCGACACCTTGATGGTAGCGAGCACTGAACCGTTGCTCGTCGACGCTGCGAAATTTGGCATGACCAGCGGCGTCGAGAAGCTTCGCGAGATCGCGGGCCTCGAGAGCATCAGTACCGCGGTGCCCGTGAGTTTCGTTGTCACCTTCGTCGATCAGGGAGCCTCGTAG
- a CDS encoding alkaline phosphatase encodes MALAASVSTGSFAAPNAEAPRAKNIIFMVPDGLGMSYVTATRIFANGPDGDSLYFETLPQIGCQRTHSANGTVTDSAAASALAAGEKFNNGETSCSVGRWLKISRSTSCWAAATAAIPATTARSMDP; translated from the coding sequence GTGGCGCTGGCCGCTTCGGTGTCCACCGGGAGTTTCGCTGCTCCGAATGCCGAGGCGCCCCGCGCCAAGAACATCATCTTCATGGTGCCCGACGGCCTGGGCATGTCGTACGTGACCGCCACGCGCATCTTCGCGAACGGCCCCGACGGTGACTCGCTCTACTTCGAGACCCTCCCGCAGATCGGCTGCCAGCGCACCCATTCGGCCAACGGCACGGTGACCGATTCGGCCGCCGCCTCGGCCTTGGCCGCCGGAGAAAAGTTCAACAACGGTGAAACCTCTTGCTCGGTCGGCAGATGGTTGAAGATATCCAGGTCGACGTCCTGCTGGGCTGCGGCAACGGCGGCAATCCCGGCTACCACTGCGCGCAGTATGGATCCGTGA